From the genome of Fibrobacter sp. UWT2:
CGGGTACCATCGATTCATGCGTTTCTCGCGGTTCGATTTACTCGATGCATGAAAATACGGCAGGCTTGGTCGGATACAACAGCGGAACGGTTAAGAATTCTATTGTCGAGGCTGATTCTGTTGTTTGTGAGTATCGAGGTGCTGCCGGCTTTGTCGGTACAAATGATACGACGGGTATCGTAGAAAACTGTGTCTCTAAAACGAATGTACAATCCGATAGTAGTGCCGGTTTCGCCTTGTATAATGCTGGAATCATCAGGAATTCCCATGCGGAAGGTACCGTTGTCGGGGATTCGGCTCCTGGGAGATATGTTGCTGGCTTTATCGTGTATAACGTTGGTACAATCTCAAATTCCTACACGACGGCTGATGTCGATGCCTTCTTCAGGTTGGCTGGTTTTGTTGTCCGCAATGGCGGTAAAATTGATAGCAGCTATGCAACGGGCCATGTGCTTAACGGGGAACGTGCTTCTGGCGATACCTATGGTGGCTTTGTTGGCCAAAACGATAGCACCGGAATCATCACGAATAGCTATGCCACCGGCGAGGTGGTTGGCGGAACGGAGGCCGGAGGCTTTGTAGGAGTCAATAGTGGAAAAATCCACAATTGCTACGCTACAGGCGATGTGCGCTCCTATTCCAAGTTCGGCGGCTTCGTTGCCGAGAACTTTGGTGAAATCCTCTATGCCTATTCCACGGGAAATCTTGGAAGCATTAAGGGCTATACGACTTCGTATAATGCAGGCGGCTTTGTCGGCGTCAATAATGGCTATATCAACAACGCCTATACCACCGGAAATGTCAATAGCGAATATACGCCGGGCGGATTTGTTTCGAGCAATTCTGGAACGATCAAGAACGCCTATGCTTCGGGTGACGTTTCCGGAAAAGTTGAATTTGGCGGTTTTGCTTCTGCAAACAGGAAGTATCTCGAAAACGTCTTCTTTACAGGGAAACTGACTGCATCGGCTTCTGATTATCATGGCTCTGGTTGCTTTGTGGTGAATAATGCGGGTACTATAAAAGAGGCTCTCTATAATAAGGATGGCTGCGAATTCGAAGCGGACTCTGTGGCGAAGGAAGCTGCCTTTGCTGATATGAAGTCTCCGGCCCTTTACAAGTCCTGGAACGATTTCGATCGCTACTGGCTTGTGGGCGATACGCTCTCCTTCCCGCATCTGGTGTTTACGACAGGCGTGCTTCCTGAAATCATTGAAGACGGTCCTCCTATCGAAATTGCAAAGCCAAATATGGCTATCGCGAAGGTTGCCAATGGCCTGAAGCTGTATGGAAACCGCCAGAATCTGCAGGCGACGGTAACACTTTCCCGTTCGGGATTGACAAGCGTCAAGGTCTACAACCTGAAGGGTGTGCTGCAGAAAACGGTGTCTTTGGGCAATCTTCACGAAGGCGTGCATCAAGTGAATTTGAGTGGTGCTGTTGATGCTCGTGGCGTGGCGCTGATCGTTCTAGAACAGAATGGCAAGGCTTTGTCGAGGTCCCTGCTTCGCTAGTTCCGGCTAGTCGAAAATCTGCTGAATATCAAAAAGCCGTCCTTTTCGGGACGGCTTTTTAAATGTTTTTCGCTAAAGCGAAAGTTGCGCAGTCGCGCAATCTTTCGAATTACACACCCTTAGCGAGAATCTCACCGATCTGCACGGCGTTGAGAGCAGCGCCCTTGCGGATCTGGTCACCGGTGAGCCACAGCGTGTTGCTGTTTTCATCGGCGAGGTCCTTGCGGATACGGCCTACGAACACGTTGTCCTTGCCGGCGCTTTCGAGCGGCATCGGGTACACATAGTTCTGCGGATCGTCCTTGAGGGTCACGCCCGGAGCGTTCTTGAGAGCGTTGCGGATTTCTTCGACAGAAACCGGACGTTCGGTTTCGAACCACACGGATTCGGAGTGAGAACGGAGAGAGCTCACGCGCACGCAGGTGGCGCTCGTACGAACGTCAGAATGCATAATCTTGCGAGTTTCGTTGAACATCTTCATTTCTTCCTTCGTGTAGTCGTTTTCCGTCATCTTGTCGATCTGCGGAATCACGTTGTAGGCGAGCTGGAAGGGGAACTTGCTGATGTGCGTCGTCGTACCGGTTTCGAGGATGTCCTTGTACTGTTGCTTGAGTTCTTCCATAGCAATGGCACCTGCGCCACTTGCACTCTGGTAAGAAGAAATGTGGATCTTCTTGATGTGGGAAATCTTTTCGATCGGGTTCAGCACCACAACCATCATGATGGTCGTGCAGTTCGGGTTGGCGATGATGCCCTTACCGCCGTTTTCAGCCTTGTAGAGCTTGATGTCTTCGGGGTTCACTTCAGGCACGACCAGCGGGACCTTCGGGTCCATGCGGAAGAAGCTCGTGTTGTCGACAACCACGGCGCCGTTTTCGACGGCGATCGGGGCAAATTCCTGAGAAATAGCTGCGCCAGCGGAGCTGAGCACCAGGTCAACGCCCTTGAAAGAATCCTTGTTCAGAACTTCGCACTTGAGGGTTTCGCCCTTGAACTTGAATTCCTTACCGGCACTGCGTTCAGAAGCGAGGAGCTTCAGGCTCTGCAGCGGGAAGTTGCGTTCTTCGAGGATGGAGAGGATTTCTTGGCCTACGGCGCCGGTTGCGCCCATAATGGCTACGTTGCGAATCATAATTAACCTTTATTGTTCGGTTGGTTGTTGATTGTTTGATTGTAAAGCTTCGGTGGCGTTCCAGAAACGCTTCAGGTAGATTTTCATCTGGCCGATTTGGTCTCTGGACTGCTTATACTGGATCAGCTGTTGCTCCGGGTTTTCCTGGAGCGTGTAGCTGTAGAGCGCGTATGCGGCAAGACGCACGCATTCGCTGGCCTGAATCAGTTCCTTGTGCGCGTCGCTGGATTCATGCGGGTGGAAAAGCCCAAGAACCTTCTTGTTCAAAGCGACTGCATTGTTGTTGATGGCCAGTGCCTGGCTGCTGCGGGTTTCGCGTTCTGATTCCGAAATGTTAGATGGTAAAGTGCCAAATGCGTCAATCGCGTTCGTGATGTCGTACATGCGCTTGATGACGGTTTCGGCGTCAATCAAGTAGCTGCCGAGTCTGCTCAGGTCCTTGTCGTCGTTGCTGGACTTGCTTGCCTGGCCGCCAGCCTGTGCCTTGTGACGGACAATCTGGCTGGAGCTGGGCATCATCTGGCCGCTTTCACCGTTCTGGAAGGAAGCGATATAGTCCTGGTACTTGGTGTTCATCGCAGCGATTTCTTCGGCGGTATAGTCCGAAGTCGGAATGAACGTCGGGCGGTCCCAGTAGGCGATTCCCATGAAGGCCGACAGCATAAAGAAGGCGAGGAAAATGTTTCCGGCCTTGGCTGCACGGTCATCGAAACGGATAAAGCTAATGATGGCAAAGAAGAACAGGCTCGCGAACGAAAGCAACAATCCGCCGTCGCAGTTGTAGGCAATGAAGGAATTCTTCGCGAAGAAGAATACGCAGTCCATAGCCACAATCAGGAACGACAAAAACGCACCCATCATCTTCTGGGTGCGGGTGTCCGCAGATGCGGACATGAGTATTGCCGTAAAGGTGATGCCCAAGGGGAGCACCATCATCAGTGCGATATCTGCAATTTGCTGGTTCATTTTTTAGAAGGGCAGGTCGTCGTCTCCGCCTTCCGGTGCCGGAGCATCGTAAGCGGGTGCGCTTGCCTGGCTATAGTTGTTGGACTGGTTGTAGGTGTTGCCACTCTGGAAATTGCCACCGTTCTGTCCGCGCGGAGTCAAAAGCTGGAAGGTGTCCAGGTTGACTTCGGTGCTGTAACGCTTCTGACCGGTCGTCTGGTCGGTCCAGCTGCGGTTGGTGAGGGAGCCTTCCACATAAAGGGTCATGCCCTTGTGAACGCCGAGGGTTTCCATGGTGTCGGCAATTTTGCCCCAACCTACGATGTTGTGCCAGTCGGTCTGTTCCTTCTGTTCACCATTATTGTCACGGTAGCGACGGCTAGTGGCCAAGGAGAACGATACGCGCTTGCGACCTGCTGCGCTTGCACTAATGACGGGGTCCTTGCCGATATTGCCGATAAGCATCACTTTATTGAGATAAGCCATATTTCGTCCTATTTTATCTTTTTTTTGTTCTGGGCTAAAAATAAAAAATTCCTTCTGTCATTTTGTGCCAATTTGTGAAAATTTTGACCATTTGAAAAGATTTTCATGTTTTCCCCTGAAATTTCATTTATATTTTGTGTCATGGTATCACTCGCACTTTCACGTTTTGAAAAAGTTTTTCCTGCAAATCTCAAAGGTAAGCGCCTTGGCGCGGTTTTGCACCCTGCATCGGTTCTCCCGGATTTGCATTATACCCTCGATCTTTTGAAAGAATTCGATGGCAAATTGTTCAAGCTTTCGGCTCTTTTTGGCCCCCAGCATGGTATCAAGGGACATACCCAAGACAACATGATTGAATGGGAAGGTTATACCGACCCCGAACTGGGCATTCCCGTCTATAGCCTTTACGGCGAACACCGCGAACCCACTGCCGAAATGCTCAGTCATGTAGATGTAATGCTCGTTGACTTGCAAGACGTGGGCGCTCGCTACTATACCTTTATTTGGACACTGTTCCTTTGTATGAAAGCCTGTGAAAAGGCCGGCATCCCGGTGGTTGTCGTGGATCGTCCGAACCCCATCAACTGTATCGACGAAGAAGGCCCGGTTCTTGACCTGAATTACACGAGCTTCGTGGGACTTCATAGCATCCGTACACGCCATGCAAAGACTATCGGCGAATTGGCGGTACAGTTCAAGGAAGAACGTTTCCCCAAGTGCGAACTCTACGTGCTCGGTATGGAAGGCTACGACAAAAAAATGTGGTACGACCAGACGGGTCTCCCGTGGATTTTGCCGAGCCCGAACATGCCGACTCTCGATACCGCTATCGTTTATCCGGGAATGTGCCTGTTCGAGGCCACCAACGTGAGCGAAGGCCGCGGTACCACGCGTCCGTTCGAAATTTTCGGCGCTCCGTTTATCGATGCCGTCAAGCTTTGCAAGTACATGAATGGCCTTAAGCTTCCGGGCGTGTATTTCCGCGAAAACTACTTCCAGCCCACTTTCCACAAGGGTGCTGGCCAAATCTGTGGCGGTGCGCAGATTCATGTGCTCGACCGCGACAAGTTCCGCAGTTTTGATATGGCGGTAAAGCTGTTGCAGTACATTTTCAACGAATATCCGAAGGATTTCGCCTGGAAACAGCCGCCTTACGAATACGAATTCAAGAAGTTGCCTATCGACATTCTTCTCGGTAATGGCACGTTCCGTAAGGAATTTATCGAAAGTAGCATTTAACCCACAAGAAGGAGACTCATAATGATTCAACAAGCTAACGGAAAATTTGAAATGCCGGCACTCCCGTATGCAGCGGGGGATCTTGCTCCGGTTCTCAGCCAGGAAACCATCGAGTTCCATTATGGCAAGCATCTGCAGACATATCTCAACAACCTGAACGCAGCCCTTCCGGGTAGCGCATTCGAAGGCAAGTCCATTGCCGAAATCGTTACCAAGGCCGAAGGTGGCGTGTTCAATAATGCAGGCCAGTTCCTGAATCACTACATGTATTTCATGCAGTTCAAGGCTCCTTCTGCAGGCAACATTCCGACGGGCAAAATTGCAGACGCCATCGCTCGCGACTTTGGCTCCTTCGAAAAGTTCCAGGAAGAATTCCAGGCGAAGGGCGCGGGCCTCTTCGGTTCCGGCTGGGTGTGGCTCTCTGTCGATGCTTCGGGCAAGCTCGTGATTACGCAGGAAGGCAACGCCCAGAACCCGCTTACCAAGGGTCTCAAGCCGCTCCTCACGTTTGATGTGTGGGAACATGCCTACTACATCGACTACCGCAACCGCCGTCCGGACTACCTCAAGGGACTCTGGCAGATTGTGGACTGGAACGTCATCAATAACCGCTTGGGATAGTGCCTATTGTCCCATTTCGGCGATAGATTTAAATGAAAAAGACGCTCGGCAATGCCGGGCGTCTTAAATTTTAAGGCTGAATGGATTACTTGTTTGCTTCGACAAATCCGTCGGCAACCAGCATTTCCATGGCGCTCTGGCGAGCGGCCGTCACGCCGGGACCGTTACCGATGGGCATGGGGTTTTCCCAAGTAACAGAGGCTTTCCAGACGGGCTTCTTTTCTTCGACAGAGAAGAGTACCAGTTCTTCTTCGAAGCTGGAAAGGGCGGCGTTGTAAATGTTCACCTTAGTGAAATTCTGGACAAGGAGGAATTCAGCGTGCTGTTCCTTGGCGAAATCAGCCACAGGGCTTTCGCTCAACGAAAGCGAACTCTTTTCCTGGACAAAAGCCTTGGCTACAACACCGTGGGTATTGAGGGTGTCTGCCATGGAGGTGGTTACCGAGTTTGCAAAATCGGTAACTTCCTTGTGCGATTCAGAAACCACGACGACAGTCTTGCCCTTCAGGGGGTACGCCTTGTCAAAATTAGACATCTTTTGAATTGCAGGTGCGCAAGAGCAGAGCAGGAGCGCTGCAAACAGAAGCGTGATTAACTTTTTCATTATTTCTCCTCTTTTAAGATTGAATTTTCATGGAAATCTTTGATGATTCCTTTGACGAGTTCGCTCTGAGCCCAAAGTTCCATACCGGTGGTTTTTAAAACGGCTTTCCAGACGACCTTTCCGTCGTTGCAGTCATACATGACAGAGGTATATTCGACTTCACTCGAACCGCCGACGACCATACCGGTGGCCGCATCGTATTGGGTAGTTTCGGATTTGCCGGAAACTGCCGTTTGCATGAGGTAAGAACCGCGGCATTCTTCCATGAGAGCCTTGGGGCTTACGGGTTCCAGGGCCAGGGCGTCGTTCTTGCGGTATTCAATTTCAAGCTTGTTCTTTTCGCCGTAGGTTTTCCAAAGGGAATCGAGCTTGTTGGTGTAACCGGTGTAGGCTTTTTGCTCTTCAACGAGAACCCAGAGTTTCTTGCCGTTGATGTCGAGGCCGGGGATGGAGTTGCGTTCGATTTTTGTTCCTGCACAGGCGGTGAGAATCGCTGCGCAGCCAAAAGTCAAAAGGGTAGCTGCGGTCAATACTTTTTTCTTGTGTCTATTGATAGA
Proteins encoded in this window:
- a CDS encoding GLUG motif-containing protein; amino-acid sequence: MIRKSLLIGALLSIPCLAVNGNMAGAGTAESPWQVADYEDLKAVGNGNYSMSGHYVLTADIDASASRNETSSTDSTAGFQPIGVAYYGTEQSYFDGVFDGADHTISNLYSMSNKERSTAMFMAVGPNGVVKNLKMTDCLIQVKYVWAAGSVAVMNFGLIENIENKRDTVSAPSNTGGIVGINENGIIRDVSFEGVVLGINDRDFIGGIVGANSGAKSVIRNVKVNADMRSSFYGNNLGLVAGVNEGLIVSAEIDGILEHGNRFLGGVTGKNSGTIDSCVSRGSIYSMHENTAGLVGYNSGTVKNSIVEADSVVCEYRGAAGFVGTNDTTGIVENCVSKTNVQSDSSAGFALYNAGIIRNSHAEGTVVGDSAPGRYVAGFIVYNVGTISNSYTTADVDAFFRLAGFVVRNGGKIDSSYATGHVLNGERASGDTYGGFVGQNDSTGIITNSYATGEVVGGTEAGGFVGVNSGKIHNCYATGDVRSYSKFGGFVAENFGEILYAYSTGNLGSIKGYTTSYNAGGFVGVNNGYINNAYTTGNVNSEYTPGGFVSSNSGTIKNAYASGDVSGKVEFGGFASANRKYLENVFFTGKLTASASDYHGSGCFVVNNAGTIKEALYNKDGCEFEADSVAKEAAFADMKSPALYKSWNDFDRYWLVGDTLSFPHLVFTTGVLPEIIEDGPPIEIAKPNMAIAKVANGLKLYGNRQNLQATVTLSRSGLTSVKVYNLKGVLQKTVSLGNLHEGVHQVNLSGAVDARGVALIVLEQNGKALSRSLLR
- a CDS encoding aspartate-semialdehyde dehydrogenase encodes the protein MIRNVAIMGATGAVGQEILSILEERNFPLQSLKLLASERSAGKEFKFKGETLKCEVLNKDSFKGVDLVLSSAGAAISQEFAPIAVENGAVVVDNTSFFRMDPKVPLVVPEVNPEDIKLYKAENGGKGIIANPNCTTIMMVVVLNPIEKISHIKKIHISSYQSASGAGAIAMEELKQQYKDILETGTTTHISKFPFQLAYNVIPQIDKMTENDYTKEEMKMFNETRKIMHSDVRTSATCVRVSSLRSHSESVWFETERPVSVEEIRNALKNAPGVTLKDDPQNYVYPMPLESAGKDNVFVGRIRKDLADENSNTLWLTGDQIRKGAALNAVQIGEILAKGV
- a CDS encoding single-stranded DNA-binding protein, producing the protein MAYLNKVMLIGNIGKDPVISASAAGRKRVSFSLATSRRYRDNNGEQKEQTDWHNIVGWGKIADTMETLGVHKGMTLYVEGSLTNRSWTDQTTGQKRYSTEVNLDTFQLLTPRGQNGGNFQSGNTYNQSNNYSQASAPAYDAPAPEGGDDDLPF
- a CDS encoding exo-beta-N-acetylmuramidase NamZ domain-containing protein; this translates as MVSLALSRFEKVFPANLKGKRLGAVLHPASVLPDLHYTLDLLKEFDGKLFKLSALFGPQHGIKGHTQDNMIEWEGYTDPELGIPVYSLYGEHREPTAEMLSHVDVMLVDLQDVGARYYTFIWTLFLCMKACEKAGIPVVVVDRPNPINCIDEEGPVLDLNYTSFVGLHSIRTRHAKTIGELAVQFKEERFPKCELYVLGMEGYDKKMWYDQTGLPWILPSPNMPTLDTAIVYPGMCLFEATNVSEGRGTTRPFEIFGAPFIDAVKLCKYMNGLKLPGVYFRENYFQPTFHKGAGQICGGAQIHVLDRDKFRSFDMAVKLLQYIFNEYPKDFAWKQPPYEYEFKKLPIDILLGNGTFRKEFIESSI
- a CDS encoding superoxide dismutase, with translation MIQQANGKFEMPALPYAAGDLAPVLSQETIEFHYGKHLQTYLNNLNAALPGSAFEGKSIAEIVTKAEGGVFNNAGQFLNHYMYFMQFKAPSAGNIPTGKIADAIARDFGSFEKFQEEFQAKGAGLFGSGWVWLSVDASGKLVITQEGNAQNPLTKGLKPLLTFDVWEHAYYIDYRNRRPDYLKGLWQIVDWNVINNRLG